The stretch of DNA TCGTATTGATAAATGTTTTCTGTATGAATgtaaagagaatttatatttccAGTGAATGGTGTATCGTCGTCTTATGTGAAGATGCGATAAGGTATAAATAACATCAATAAACCCATTCCAAATAATCAATTTCAGCACATAAGATTGTTTCAAGAGAGACACTCGTAAATGGCTCTcaagtgaaataaatttctaaaacaaaaaaattccaagaattagATCTCTTGTTATTAGATGTGCAAATAGGAagtgataaatcaattttaggaGCTTATCAAATATACTTCCGAAACTAAAAAGAGATATTGCGTTAACTATGAGATTGTGGAAGGATTAATTAAGTAAAGATCcttcattatttaaaaaaaaatggcttaATGACACGTTTTATCTTTTCTGGCTTTTCTCAGTTGAAAATGGGGAGTTTcttggcgttttttttttaaattattttttcattctctacAAACTAAAATGTGCCTTATTTGTTCTCCAaatgagaaagttttcatATGCCAATGAATGAACTCCTTTGCGTATGATCTTCCACACTGGATCTTCAAGGAAGATCTTCattctacagaaaaaaaagatttctttaatccctttaattgttaaaattaaacaacaaaattacaaaataaataaaattcacaaaattataattttatgaacttCTTGCAATCCTTAAAAGGTTAAAGGAACTCCTCAAATATTTCCTCACTCAGAAAGAGAAGAGAGCGCGACAATGTCTCTCAATGGCATGTAAAAGCTTGTAAGTAAATAAGTTTGATAAGCATTGAGAGAGCGCGAATGTGCCTTTGTGTTTATTTACTCAGAGTTAATTCTTATCAATTATATACGAGCAAAAGTTATATATGTACGTGCATTTGGGGGAAAAGAGTTACCATATCCGTTTcttctgaaaataatttaattaattgactcACTTTATCACCGTCAATTCCGTCATCTCCAATCTTATCATCCACACATGAAAACTGACATACATCAGTAAATTCCCTGACTCGTTAGAAATCTTATCGTTATCACGGGCTATATGTGTACTGCACtcttgtttttctctttttgcaagaaaaattaataaaaaattgactgTAAAACGACGATGGTGgagattgcaaaaaaataaaaggaaaaagttgttgagaaatttttttttcatgtgagATTAAAACACCTGCTATGTATATAGGTCTACtgtacaattttaatttattgttgctctataaaaattatttgctttATTAACATTATTATTGgtaatttaaatacaattattATTTCCTCATCTCAATTGGGCAGAATATgtacaaatttttattgaaagtctttttttttttttgggtgaaaagaGTTATTGTAGCGCtgtttcttttatcttttcttttctattttttttcatttttttgagaaagagGCTTTTTGAACGTATTATTTATACATATTATTACACCCAAAAAAgtaacaataataaattttaatctaaatACTTATTTTTTACACTTTGTTGAAAGTAAGTCAATAATCAGCGTGAATATTTTACACTTGTAGagaataacataaaaaaaacacagctaAATGTAATACATATACAAGCCTTGGGgcaaatttaacatttaacaaagagacaaaaaaaataaaagattgcataatcataaaaaatgtgtatatataattcacaatttgaatcttcttttttctcttagTTTAGAGGGGAAAAAAGTGTCGGAGAAGAGCGCGTACAATTTggattgaaattgaaagtaaaattacattatttgtaaaaaagaaaaattagactCTATAAACCAACACACTGTACTGTATTGTTCCCAACACCTCTTATTCTCTTTCGTACGTACTATACTGAATGAAtataagtctctcctcaatcAACAACCTATTCCGAAATGGCGATTTATgcaaatgaaatcaaaaatttcttaacgATTTGCCCGCTCTTTTCTTGTGACCTTTTGCTTTGTGCGAGGTCTTTTCTTAGCATCTCCGTGTGATGtggcatattttttctttttcataatcATCTTCAAACTCCTAAAAAtatgtgaataaaaaatcaaatctatCGACATTTTGCTTatgtacttaaaaaaaaataaaacattaaactGCGGCGATTATTAGAAAGTGCTTGGTCCAAAGGAAATCTCAGGGGTGGGGAGAGAGTCATTCCATATGTGAAGCACACGCTCACCCACTCACATCCATTGTTGTCATCCATCGATGGCCTACAGATGCCCATTGAGTGTCTCCATGGAGCTCTGGAGGTGCACAGGACTCCGGAAAGTCTTCCCTTGGACAAACTGATTGAGCCCCTCGCCAGCGTATGAAAGAAGTGGTGACACCTCGCAGATGTCTCCGTCAACAGATCCACCAGCTGTCTCAATAAATTGTCGATGAAGGCGGAAGATATCTTGCCTGttgttgaaataattaatttgtggtgttaaaaaaaatgttgtaatatgtatatatagggGAGATTGGGGGGCTAAAGGTcagtcaaatgttaaaaaaataaaattctgactGATTTTGGCTCATTTGgcttaatttttatctattaaattaattaaattgaaatatgatcatgattatattaaagaaaaaattcatgaaagtTTGAGAAACTCTTAAGATCAAATTCAACGATAAATCatcaaagaaaacatttaaaaagacaacaaaaaaacgATCGAAATGTTTCCAATAAGATTCCAATAAGaacaaaacaaatattatgcccaaaaattcttcaaagttattccaagaataaaaagaaaagaaagaaaaaaaagcacaaaagttGATTAAACAAGGAGAGAATGCAATGCATTTGCTGTGAGACCCTACCTTGCTGTCGATGGGCAGTCTTTCTTGGCTACATCGGAATTCTTCAGTGCACTGAATTCTTCGTTGCGCTCCACTTCCACCACAACAAATTTCTCAGCAAATTGGAATACATCGAAGACAAATTTCTCAACTTTTATCCCATTGGGCTTCTCGGGCACCCTCCGGACCCCATCTGCATCCACATAggggattttcttctctgccACATGCAATTTCAACTTTTTCTCATGCTCCGTTGCCACACGCTGAAGGAAtgccgtggtgaaaaagtgattGCATATGTTACCAGCACTGAAGGTCAATCGTCCATCAGGTTTCCGCATTTCTGCTGATTTGGACGTGATCTCGCTGTACTCCACCACTTGGTATTTTCCATCAACGATACACACAACACCAACAGGTTCGTTCGGTTGGGACTTCTCGACCACCTTGGCTGCACATTCAGCCCGCTGTTGGACACAGTAACCGACAAAAATGGGATCGGCGACACGAATGAGAATGTTGTCCACACTGTGGGCATGTAGGTAGAGTACCCCACGACTCTGCATATCCCGGAGAATGCCACGTTCACTCAGGGCCCTGTAGATACCACCATTGCCATCGGGGGCTTTTGCCAGGCAGTGACGCTCATCGAGAATAATGCGCCCGTCGAAGTCAAAGCACGGCAGACTTCCTTGTTCGAACATCACAATATCCTCCTCACGTAGCCCAAAGAAGTCGTGCTTCTCGAAGAACTTCCTCGTGGGCTCCATTGTATGCTCGCTGGTCATTATGTACCAGATAATGTGCCCCTCCTGCCCAGTTGCATCGTGAGCCAGTCGTTCAAGTTTGCGGATGCGTTCCGCTTGAATTTGAAATAGAGTCTTACACGATGGTAGACCCACGTCATACATTCCCTTTGGATGAGGGAATCCCAATCGTGTACCCTGACCACCGGCCATCAGGAGAACACCCACATGACTCTGTGCCACCTGCCTGAATCCCTCATTCTCATATTCCTTCAGCAGTATGGGGTTAGTGCGCTTCACTGACATGTACATATTCTCCGGGATGGGCTGAAGACGGTCATCGAGCTTCTCATTTGCCTCCTTTAGCCCTGCAATGGCCTTCCGAAAGATCTCCTGCACTTCTTTCAGGTCAAATTCACTAATATCCTCCTGCAGTTGCCTCCGTTCCTCGTCAGTGAGTTCATCCCAAAATTGAACTAAATGCTCCTGATTGTGGGATGATAGTTGATCTTTGAGCTTCTCGAAGATGGTCATTGTGTCGGAATGGGGAAAGAGTTTGCAGTAGAGGGAGCTAAACCAGCGGAACACCATCAAGACGGGGCAATAGACACTTTCACTTAATAGTAGTACACAGCAGGAGCACCCAAATTCCCATCTACACCACACTGAGGCACTGCACAGACTGATGGCAGGCAGGCCAGACAACTTCTTCTTTCCAGCCTCACGGGCTGTTGGCCTTTTCCACCGTCGTCGTCGACTTCCTCCCACTCTCAATCATCCACACCTTTGCCATTCGGGGAGATACTTTCGCGTTTTATTCACTCACTCGCACGCTCTCTTGCTGGCTTTTCTGCTTCACAAGGCTgtacttttacttttttcttcgcTCGCTACTCTCCCGTCCTATCAAATTCCACGCTACGACGTTGcctgtaaataaaatgttggaAGAATGAAAACATTGTTGTAACctataataaagaatttcgttcacagctatgcatttctacaccgttggtccgatcgcgatgaaatttggtacagatgctccttatatcaggcggtttcagatggccgtattcattatCCCCCCggagccccccttcgtagcgccccaatataatttttatgcttttttgaccactctttgaatttcgcgccctaaatgtagttccaaaagccaccactgCTATTTTTTGTTGCAGTttgttaaagagaaaatgagacggtgCATCGTTactgatactgtctccctcacactgGAGCCCACTAAAcaatttcattgataaaattattgcaatttcaTTGAGCAAATATTGCGCAAAAATTGCCTGATAAAGGAAATTGGTAAATATTGAGGGTAGACAAACTTTAACCTActgctaatttattttatatattttacataaaaatagtaattattttcattattaaatataatatctctaatttctcaacaaaatatttttaaaaaataacttcctTACTTATTTATTCTTCCCCAGAGTTCTCTGCTTTTCTGCATGTTCAACAATCTTCTCCTCCACCGGAAGACCCTTTC from Lutzomyia longipalpis isolate SR_M1_2022 chromosome 1, ASM2433408v1 encodes:
- the LOC129787574 gene encoding UDP-N-acetylhexosamine pyrophosphorylase, whose amino-acid sequence is MVFRWFSSLYCKLFPHSDTMTIFEKLKDQLSSHNQEHLVQFWDELTDEERRQLQEDISEFDLKEVQEIFRKAIAGLKEANEKLDDRLQPIPENMYMSVKRTNPILLKEYENEGFRQVAQSHVGVLLMAGGQGTRLGFPHPKGMYDVGLPSCKTLFQIQAERIRKLERLAHDATGQEGHIIWYIMTSEHTMEPTRKFFEKHDFFGLREEDIVMFEQGSLPCFDFDGRIILDERHCLAKAPDGNGGIYRALSERGILRDMQSRGVLYLHAHSVDNILIRVADPIFVGYCVQQRAECAAKVVEKSQPNEPVGVVCIVDGKYQVVEYSEITSKSAEMRKPDGRLTFSAGNICNHFFTTAFLQRVATEHEKKLKLHVAEKKIPYVDADGVRRVPEKPNGIKVEKFVFDVFQFAEKFVVVEVERNEEFSALKNSDVAKKDCPSTARQDIFRLHRQFIETAGGSVDGDICEVSPLLSYAGEGLNQFVQGKTFRSPVHLQSSMETLNGHL